The genomic window TTCGACTTTTGCTCCACAAGTAGGACAAGTACCAGCACTATCAGATACTGTACTTTTGCATTCAGGACACTTAATTAATGCCATTATTTTTTTCCTTATAAAATTGATTTAATAGTTTTGATAATTCAATCATTTCTTCTTTATGATTTTGTTCATCATTTATATAAAAAGTTTGACTTATTTTATAATGTCCATCTTCAATATCAAATTCAAATTCACCAAATTTTAAATCTGTAGGTAAGCCATCATGAGATAGTTTATTTTTAAAAGCTAGGTCTTTTTTTTGTATATATGTTTTTAGATATTCTTGAGCAGATATATTATTATTTTTTCTTTCTTCCATTTGTACTCTTTTCGATTTTATTCATCTATAGCTGAAAGATTTAAATATTCTATACCGATAAACTTTAAATATAAATTAACCATTGGGTGAATATATTGAATAATATCTATGATGATGCAGATGAGTTTTATAAATTAGTATCTAAAAATGTAAAAAAATATCGCCAAGAAAAAGGCGAATCTCAATTAGAATTCTCTCAAAATGTAGGATTTAATTCTGTTAGTTTTTATTGTGATTGTGAGAATAATAAAAATTGTAAACATTTTAATTTAATTCATGTAGTTAGGATTGCTGATTATTTAGAAGTTGATATTAATATTATTATAAATTAATGTTTATAATACAGAGCATCAAGACTGTTCAGAATTTTGTGTCAAAAACTACAGATTGTTGAACAATTTCTTGCTATATGGGCACCTTCAAATTTGAACTTTTTTCTTATTATCACTCAATACTCCAAAGTAAAGTTTTACCTGCAAACATTGGAACTACTTGTTCATTTTTATAAGAATAAGAATAAGGAACTATAAAATCTTTTTTTATTAGAGTAATTGGTTTAGAAATAGGTTTTAAATTATAAATTCTTTGTGCATTCAAACTTACAAAAGCATTTAATATATCTAATTTACCATTTCTTTCAAAAAATTCAGTTAGAAGTTGTAAAGCAATAGGCGAATTAAATACTCCAGCTGCTCCATGATGACACTCTTTAAATTCCTTTTGGTGGGGAGCTGAATCTGAACCAAACATAATTTTAGGATGTGATTGTAATACAACTTCTTGTAAAGCATCTCTATCTTCATATCTTTTTACTATTGGTTTACAAAAATTATGGGGATTTAACATTCCACCTGCAACATCATCAAGGGTTAAAAGAAGATGATGAATAGTTACAGTTGCATATAAATTATCATATTTATTAAGTAAAACTATTGCTTCTTTTGTTGAAATATGTTCCATGATTATTTTAAGATTTGGAAAATTAATAGCTAAAGATTCATAAATAGGTAAAAACTCTTTTTCCCTATCCATAACAAAACCTTTTGTTTCTCCATGTACACATAAAGGAATTCCCAATTTACTCATTGATTCAAGTGTTGGTCTTAAAGTTTCAACATCCATTGAAGATACACCTGTTTCACTATTGGTTGTTACTCCAAAAGGGTAAAGTTTCACAGCTATTATTTCATCTTTTATATCTTTTAAAA from Arcobacter sp. F2176 includes these protein-coding regions:
- a CDS encoding helix-turn-helix domain-containing protein, yielding MNNIYDDADEFYKLVSKNVKKYRQEKGESQLEFSQNVGFNSVSFYCDCENNKNCKHFNLIHVVRIADYLEVDINIIIN
- the pyrC gene encoding dihydroorotase, which gives rise to MEKFIINSALDMHLHLRDDDMLKLVGPLTSKSFAGALIMPNLLPPITTKEALLSYKQRIKEFCREDVFTPYVTIFFQVDYSYTFLKDIKDEIIAVKLYPFGVTTNSETGVSSMDVETLRPTLESMSKLGIPLCVHGETKGFVMDREKEFLPIYESLAINFPNLKIIMEHISTKEAIVLLNKYDNLYATVTIHHLLLTLDDVAGGMLNPHNFCKPIVKRYEDRDALQEVVLQSHPKIMFGSDSAPHQKEFKECHHGAAGVFNSPIALQLLTEFFERNGKLDILNAFVSLNAQRIYNLKPISKPITLIKKDFIVPYSYSYKNEQVVPMFAGKTLLWSIE